One stretch of Hymenobacter chitinivorans DSM 11115 DNA includes these proteins:
- the pseC gene encoding UDP-4-amino-4,6-dideoxy-N-acetyl-beta-L-altrosamine transaminase gives MPFQPNHPIPYGRQHITDSDIQAVTETLRSDFLTQGPKVGEFEEKFAAYIGARYAVAVSNGTAALHLCTLALGVQPGQRVITTPITFAASANCVRYCGGEVYFADIDPATALIDLVKVRALLEAHPKGYFHGLIPVDFAGLPVNLEEARQLADEFGLWIIEDACHAPGGFFTDRQGRQQRCGNGQLADLAIFSFHPVKHIATGEGGMVTTNSPELYEKLLTLRTHGITKDPAKMHRHDGGWYMEMQTLGYNYRIPDMLCALGVSQLERADAGLARRRDLAARYDEAFADMPAVTPLATAAGHAYHLYIIQVVDRKGLYDFLRTKQIFAQVHYIPVHTMPYYQELGWKNGDFPLAEQYYAHCLSIPMFPTLTDEEQQYVIASIREFVA, from the coding sequence ATGCCTTTCCAGCCCAACCACCCGATTCCTTATGGGCGTCAGCACATCACCGACTCCGACATTCAGGCCGTCACCGAGACGCTTCGCTCCGATTTTCTGACGCAGGGACCGAAGGTGGGCGAGTTTGAGGAAAAGTTTGCCGCATATATAGGGGCCCGTTACGCCGTAGCCGTCAGCAACGGCACGGCGGCGCTGCACCTGTGCACCCTGGCCCTGGGCGTACAGCCCGGCCAGCGGGTCATCACGACTCCCATCACCTTTGCCGCTTCGGCCAACTGCGTGCGTTACTGCGGCGGCGAAGTGTACTTCGCCGATATTGACCCCGCCACGGCCCTGATTGATTTGGTCAAGGTTCGGGCTTTGCTGGAAGCACACCCCAAGGGATATTTTCACGGCCTCATCCCGGTCGATTTTGCCGGCTTGCCGGTAAACCTGGAAGAAGCCCGCCAGCTGGCCGACGAGTTTGGCCTCTGGATTATTGAAGACGCCTGCCACGCGCCCGGGGGCTTTTTCACTGACCGCCAGGGCCGGCAGCAACGCTGCGGCAACGGGCAGCTGGCCGACCTAGCTATTTTCTCCTTTCACCCCGTCAAGCACATTGCTACCGGCGAAGGCGGGATGGTAACCACCAACAGCCCGGAGCTCTACGAAAAGCTGCTGACGCTGCGCACCCACGGCATCACGAAGGACCCGGCCAAGATGCACCGCCACGACGGGGGCTGGTACATGGAAATGCAGACTCTGGGCTACAACTACCGGATTCCGGATATGCTCTGCGCTCTGGGGGTCAGTCAACTCGAGCGGGCCGATGCGGGCCTGGCCCGCCGCCGGGATCTGGCCGCCCGCTACGACGAGGCCTTTGCCGATATGCCCGCAGTTACTCCGCTGGCTACGGCGGCCGGGCATGCCTACCACCTGTATATTATTCAGGTAGTGGACCGCAAAGGACTGTATGACTTTCTGCGCACGAAGCAGATTTTTGCCCAGGTCCACTACATTCCGGTCCATACCATGCCCTATTACCAGGAGCTGGGCTGGAAAAATGGGGACTTCCCGCTGGCTGAGCAGTATTACGCCCACTGCCTGAGCATTCCGATGTTCCCGACTCTGACGGATGAAGAGCAGCAGTACGTAATTGCCAGCATTCGGGAGTTTGTGGCATGA